Genomic segment of Gopherus flavomarginatus isolate rGopFla2 chromosome 2, rGopFla2.mat.asm, whole genome shotgun sequence:
CTAGGAACAAGGTGCAATTTCTGAGCAATgtggcaattaaccattggaataatttaccgaGGGATGTGATAAATTCGCCAtcgcttgaagtctttaaatcaagactggatggctTTCTAGTAAATATGCCCTAGCTCAACCACAAAATATGCgcttgatgcagaaatcactgggagaaattctctggcctgtgttgtgcaagaGATAGACtcctagaatctcagggttgggagggacctcaggaggcatctggtccaaccccctgctcaaagcaggaccaatccccaactaaatcatctcagccagggctttatcaagcctgacctaaaaacctctaaggaaggagattccaccacctccctagggaacccattccagtgcttcaccaccctcctagtgaaatagtgtttcctaatatccaacctaaacctcccccactgcaacttgagaccattgctccttgttctgtcatctggtaccactgagaacagtctagatccatcctctttggaaccccctttcaggtagttgaaagcagctatcaaatcccccctcattcttctcttctgcagactaaacaatcccagttccctcagcctctcctcataagtcatgtgctccagccccctaatcatttttgttgccctcagttggactctctccaatctgaTCAGGCTGAATGATTggactggtcccttctggctttccaaacgatgaatctatgaataaatcctGCACAAGAAACtcaatgtccttttaaaaaccaACGACTAGCCATAGGGGATGAAGTAGTTATAAATCCAGTTGGATTTTAGTTGTGCATGTGAAATCTTAGGTGAAAAATGAGTTTGCAATGACTGACCTAGAACAGAAAACTGGCTCAAAGCCCCCAAACACAGGGCAGTGATAAGGCCTGACTCACCAGCAGGGACTTCTGAAATTAGactttaggctgagattttcaaagctgcctatggGATTTAGACGCAGAGTATGGGATTTAGATGCAGTGTCTCCGTTGACATTACTGGGAGCTGTGTGCCTCCATGAGACGCACTAACAGGAGAATCGTCTCCATGAGGGAAGTGCTGGAAGCCCCAGTGCTCAGCACATTTCAAAATAACTTAGAGCCCTAACCAGTATCGCCGGGTCACTCCTGCAGCCCTTTCTCGGATTGCAGCGGGAGTTTGGTCTGAACCCAGGCTGCAGGATCTGCCGGGGTGGTGGCCAGGACTGGACTGGCAGAGGGGACCGGGCGCTACATGACCTCATTTCTATTTTTCTGCATGGCTGTGCAGGATGATTTGTATGTGTATAAATTAGAATGAGGTTGATACTGTGGCTCAGTCTGTGTCCTGCTGTCTCATGTGCGGCTGTTTACACTGGGGCCAAGCAGGTGTATAAAGCCACCCGGTCGGAGCAGTTGGAGCTTACGCCCATTGTGCACTCCCTTTGCAAACGTTACattggggcagggcaagggggagTTGGACCCGGGGCCTGGCAGAGATTCTGCTGGCGGATAAAGCCAGCCAGGAGACACAGTGAACTCTGGAGTGAGGGAGCTATTATCAGGCTAATGGGCCCTACTCAGGTGCGTCAGTTCCCAGCATGCTTCAGcttcctcatctgcaaaacaGGGACCGTGCTACCTGCTAagtgaagtgctttgggatcgcTAGATAAACAGCGCTCCACCTGTTACTGCTGATCATGAATAAAGAGGGATGTTTGCTCCGAAACACCAAGGCTGGAGGGACGATCTTTGGGAAAAGTCCAAAGTATTAAAAAGTAAATAGTGCAGCTGATCAGGAAGGGCCAGAGGTCTCGATGCAGAAACGTTTATGGAACCATCTTCCCTTTGCAATCTGCCAGCTCCCTTTGCTGTGCTCAGCTGCAGATATGGGTTGAGGTGGGGACTGCGGGGCAGAAGCGCCAATGGAGCCGTGTCTCCATAGAGCGCCCAGCCCCAGGGGTAATTGGAATGGCCCCTCCAGTTACCAGAAAGGGAGATAACCAAGCCCTTGGGTGGAATTCCCTGGGCCTTGCCCTCTCATGGACACTTGTGGAAAGTGGATGCAAACCACGGCCACATCAGCTTCACGCGACTCCTGCCCGGAGCTGGAAGTCGCCTTTCCTTGGGGATTCCTGTGGTAGGGCTTTTCCCTCATTTGATTGAGCCACTCTAAAGCCTGTGTCTGGGGCCCTCAGCAGCCCAGAAGGTCTCAGGCAGGTCATTTGCTGGGCTGAGGCCTGGACCAGCCAGGGTAAGCAGGACACAAGTGGGGTGAACCTGGCCATTCATTAATATGTGAAGGGCACTTTGGAGGCAGCCGCTGCTATTGTTAATGTTTCCCAGAGGGCAGCACTCACAAGGCACTgggcactgcacacacacagaggaggaGACGGTCCATGTCTAAAAGGCGTGTTGTGAACCTTATCGGCCCCCTTTGTGGCATGGCTGATGTAACGTCTAGACTGTTcccagtggtaccagatgacagaacaaggagtaatggactCAAGCTACAGTGGGGGAGTGTAgacgtgtggactcacccctgcggcgcctcctgctggttacttctgggaattagctcggttccagctctggagcgccctctgcaggctggtgatccacctgtcctctggccccgtgtccctccctggatccggTGCCCTTTTATgtggagtgctgcccccaagcagtcacccctttctctcagggtttccccttcccgggggacccccaccctctatccccactttgcctcaggaTATGGCTACTACCCAGTCTCTGTCtcgcccccgttcactggggccgactgcagtatcagccactcatcacaggcaatggggtttggacttgctgccctagcctacccctgggctgccctctgcaacccccagtaccttttagcctaatgctaggccgcagcctggggctttccaggctagagctcccccgctcctcagcctgtcctcagccctgctcccctcaggtactttgtctccagctcccagcagccaggcccatctccctctacagctggagagagactgactgcttctagctcctctggccttcttaTGAGGACCCGTTGCTCAGTTTGAGGcacggccccagctgcagccacttccccaatcagcccagcctaaaggctgctttctccagccacagccccttcccagggctgtttttaaccccttcagggcaggagcaggggtccaccctgctacaggaaggtttaggttggatattaggaaacactatttcactaggagggtggtgaagcactggaatgggttccctagggaggtggtggaatctccttcctcagaggtttttaaggtcaggcttgacaaagtcctggctgggatgatttagttgggaattggtcctgctttgagcagggggttggactagatacctcctgaggtcccttccacccctgatattctatgattctatgaacgtCCTTCTCTGTTACTCATGGCGTTCGAACACTAGTGAGCCCTCTTCTGACCTGCTGTGTTTTCTAACCTGCTTGATCCATGTGTAGCCAGCTTTGTTTCTGATCAGGCACATGAAAAAGGCCTCAGTTAGGGCTGTGACACAGACACATGGAATATCCCCAGCCTGGATGGCAGTCAGGACTCCAGGTGGTGGGAGGTACTGAATGAGGCTGCTTGTTTTCCAGGTGCCAGTGTCATTCGAGGACGTCGCAGTCTATTTCTCCCCGGAGGAGTGGATGGAGTTAGCGGAATGGCAGAGGGAGCTGTACCGGGATGTGATGAAGGAGAATTACGAGCTCATCGCCTCCTTGGGTAAAGAGACACTTTTCCTCATGTTACCGAGAGTCTGTGTAAAGATGGTTCCTGGCACTTTTGAGAAGTCTGTCTCCCAAGAGTGGTTAAGGGTCGTTATCCTGAAAGTTCGCAGACCctttgcaaaataaaaatgcaaagagCATTGTTCTTATGGAATTAATTTGCAGGTGCCCAGGAGGGTCGGGagctcctcctccccgccccaacAGGAGAGCTTCAGTCCCCAAAAACTCAGATATTCTCCCCCCAAACTCAGACCTGTGGAGCTGAGGTCCCTCTACCTATCCCTCCAAGAGCATCCGTGTCAGAATTCAACCACAAACGTCACAAAACCAGAGTTCAGGGGACATTTCCCaagcagccttaactctgccccccgaAGGGGGCCAGCAGATTGTTTTAGGGGTGGGGAATATTTTTTCTCTGAGAGACCTGGGTAAAGTACAAGAAAATAATTAGAGGAAATCCCCATTGCATCGTTAGCCCCTTTAAATTGTGACTGTGCAGCAGGAAAGGAGAAGGAGTTCAGTGTGCCCACTGTGATCTCCATCAGGCAGCTGTTCCCGAGGTGCTGCCCCCCATGTGGAGAATCCACTGGACAGCCTGCAGAGGAGGCCTGCACTGGAGTGGAGCAGGTTTCTTTGGCAAGAGGGATATGGTATTGTCATATTCCGTGTGTCTTGGCATCCCAAATGGGCATCATCCGAGGGATGTTTCTCACACTGAATATAAGGAGAGGTTCTTATatttctcaggccatgtctacactacaaagttaagtcaatCTAACATGCACTGATATACAGCCGCCGCACTAATCACATCACGTGTGCGTGTCTGCACTTGTGTCAGTTGTGCTGTCACTGTGGGGCATTATGGGACATTACGGGAAGGCTCCTGAAAACCAGTGACAATGCAGTGTCTGCACTGGCACTGGGTCGACCTGGACGCTACGCCGCTCGTGGAGGTGGCGTTATTAAGTCGGCGAAGTGGGACAGTTACATCACAGAGTGAAATTTTAGTGTCAACCACGGGCTTAAACTCAGCCAGAGCAGAGGCCCAGCAACACTTTCAAACCCATGGAAGCCCCAGCACCTcccgtggggctgaagccctgagcctagTGCCTGCTGCGGGGCTAAAGCCTGGAGCCCCAGTGCCCCCTCACGGGGCTAAAGCCCCGAGCCCTAATGCCTCCTCACGGGGCTAAAGCCCCGAGCCCCAATTCCCCCTGCAGGGCTACAGCCCCGAGCCCCAGTGCCCCCTTACGGGCTAAAGCCCCGAGCCCCAGTGTCCCCTGAAGGgctaaagccccaagccccaatGCCCCCTGCAGGGCTAAAGCCCCGAGCCCCGTGCCCCCTCACGGGCTAAAGCCCCgagccccagtgccccctgcagggCTAAAGCCCCGAGCCCCAATGCCCCCTCATGGGCTAAAGCCCCGAGCCCCAGTGTCCCCTGTAGGGCTAAAGCCCCGAGCCCTAATGCCCCCTCACGGGCTAAAGCCCCgagccccagtgccccctgcagggCTAAAGCCCCGAGCCCTAATGCACCCTCATGGGCTAAAGCCCCGAGCCCCAGTGTCCCCTGCAGGGCTAAAGCCCCGAGCCCCAATGCCCCCTCATGGGCTAAAGCCCCgagccccagtgccccctgcagggCTAAAGCCTCGAGCCCCAATGCCCCCTCATGGGCTAAAGCCCCGAGCTCCAATGCCCCCTGCAGGGCTAAAGCCCCGAGCCCCAATGCCCCCTACAGGGCTAAAGCCCCgagccccagtgcctcctgcagggctaaagccccgagccccagtgccccctgcagggCTAAAGCCCCGAGCCCCAATGCCCCCTCATGGGCTAAAGCCCCGAGCCCCAGTGTCCCCTGTAGGGCTAAAGCCCCGAGCCCTAATGCCCCCTCATGGGCTAAAGCCCCgagccccagtgccccctgcagggCTAAAGCCCCGAGCCCTAATGCACCCTCATGGGCTAAAGCCCCGAGCCCCAGTGTCCCCTGCAGGGCTAAAGCCCCGAGCCCCAATGCCCCCTCATGGGCTAAAGCCCCgagccccagtgccccctgcagggCTAAAGCCTCGAGCCCCAATGCCCCCTCATGGGCTAAAGCCCCGAGCTCCAATGCCCCCTGCAGGGCTAAAGCCCCGAGCCCCAATGCCCCCTACAGGGCTAAAGCCCCgagccccagtgcctcctgcagggCTAAAGCCCCGAGCCCTAATGCCCCCTCATGGGCTAAAGCCCCGAGCCCCAGTGCCCCCTCATGGGGCTAAAGCCTCGAGCCCCAGTGGCCCCTGCAGGGCTAAAGCCCCGAGCTCCAATGCCCCCTCATGGGGCTAAAGCCCCAAGCCCCGATGCCCCCTCACGGGGCTAAAGTCCCAGGCCCCAGCATCTTCTCCCACAGGGCTAAaatccctgcaccccctgtcctccATGGGGCTAAAGCCCCAAGTCCCTGCAGGCctcgtggggctgaagccctgagccccggcacctcctcCCATGGGGCTAAAGTCCCGGTCCGCAGCGGCTCCCCCGCAGGGCTAAGGTCCTGAGACCCCCAGCTACGCAGCTGAAGCCCCTaatagggggaggggggagccgaGAAATAATCTCTGTGAATTGAAGCCCTGGTGTAGCCCCTGCCATAATGAGGGGGcgtaagctgccttgtgtcagCCCAGCTCTCTagcgtagaccagacctcagtgaTGTGAATTCGAATGCTGGCccgttccctgccccctccccactctgaaacaTCCCCCTAGTGACTCCAGCTAACCAGCTTGGGTTAAAATCAATGTGCGGCTGTCGCTGGCTGGTGTCGGTCGTCTGTATAGTCAGCTGGGCCAGGCATTGGGGAGTCACCGAAAGGAACCCAGACAGCTTAGCCAGAGCCaatgcaaaccctcctgctgggGGCTGACATGCTGAGCTTTGCAGGAATGTCACCCTCCAGGGAGACacggtgggtgaggcaatatttgATTGGACAATTGTACTCGTCCTACGTTTGCCAGCCCCGAGCAAGGGCTCTGTGGAGTTCGAAAGGTGGGCTCTGAATTGATattctcacctaccttgtctctactATCCCGGGACCGAGACGGCTACCACAACACTGCACGGCCCTCCCGTGTCATTTCCCATCCAGGTCACTGTCGGACTCGCTGCCTTTGAGGACCCAGGGAGGGTTTCAGGAATTAAGAGGCAGCTGGGGAAACCCACTCACCTTGTGCAACAAGAATGAtcagggggatggaacagcttctatatgaggagacattaatgagactgggacttttcagcttggaaaaagagaggactgaggggggatatgatccaGGTCTGTAACATCAGGAATGGTGTGGAGACAGTGAccaaggaagtgctatttactccttctcataactcaagaactcactcactcactcactcatgcccgtcaccccaatcggggtatgggccgccaacaacagatctccagagtcctctatcctgggccactcgttctaactggttccaggttgtgacgaactgggaatgttcttaatgttttctctgaacactgtgttggtgcctcagtgtcccctaggcagttcttaagtatctggcagagcaaagggccagtgcacctaaatgcctggcactctgtctcctagcaactgatggcctgggcccctcctctgcaaaggtgccagctgaaggtgttggagacaaagggatcaggtgacctcctggcctgggaaaggggctgagcagaaagAAGGGGGGggattgttagtctggagctggctggggtcaagggtggagggcagacctgggggtctggctcactgcccccccagaatggacccagccgaggggtccggttcgctgtatctgcaagctctgtgttagaccctgttcctgtcatcgaataaacctctgtgttactggctggctgagagtcacgtctgactgcaaagtgggggtgcaggacccagtggcttccccaggaccccgctggggggggactcactgtgggaagcgcacggaggggcagaggatgctgaatgctccaaggagagacccaggaggtgaagacgtgtgagcttcttgccctgaacaagtctgctccaagggagaggaggctccccaaagtcctgcctggcttggtggggagcagttccagagcatcacccggggactccatgacacaggtatagcccatttttttgctatcagcttgaaggtcacgtcgccaggtgtttcttgaatggcctcttttccgcttgccttgggggttccaccgcagtgcctgtctggtgatgttagttggctgcttgcgtagtgtatgtcctatccaaccccaccttctccttctgagttcttcctctgctgggagctaacaggtcctctccaagaggtggatgttactgatggtgtctggccagcggatctggagaatccttctgaggcagctatttatgaaagtctggatcttcctgatggttgttttggttgtcctccaggtttcagctccatacagtaggactgatttcacattggagttgaacagtcgaatttttattgccaaagacagctctctggagctccagatgttcttgagctgtaagaaggctgctcttgccttaccaatccttactttgatgtctgcgtctgtgccaccctgctggtcgatgatgctacctaggtaggtgaaggactgtaCTTCTTCCaaggggcttccattcagtgtgactgggtcattgctggtggagttaatcctaaggatattggtcttgtccttgtgaatgttgaggccaacctgtgatgacgtggctgccactacgttgatcttctcctgcatctgctgtttactgtgcgaaaggagcgcaaggtcgtcagcaaagtccaggtcatcaagctgggtccacaacgtccactggattccgttcctacgctcgtaagtggatgtcttcataatccaatcgatgatgaggagaaagagaagtgaagtggtgacaacaagcatccttgcctgactccagtttgcacctggaagctgttagtaagctgccctccatggatcactctacagtgtataccgtcatatgagttcttaaTCAGGTTGACCActtttgctgggatgccgtagtgccgaaggagcttccaaagggtctctcgatccatgCTATCAaacgctttctcatagtcaacaaaattgatgtacaacgaggagttccactctatagactgctTGACTATGATGCGAaacgttgctatctggtccgtgcatgatctgttctgccggaaacttgcctgttcatctcgtagctgtggatcgacggcatccttcattctctctaagaggactcggttgaagaccttccctggcaccgacaggagtgtgattcctctataattggcacagttgctaagatctcctttcttggggattttgatgagatatccctctttccagtctgctggaatcacttcttcttcccatatcttctcaaagaggaggtacagcatttccactgaagcatccaggtctgctttcagggcctctgctgggatgtcatcaggtccagccgccttcctattcttcatcatggtgatggcttttctgatcttgtctctggttggtttatcgcaattaattgggaggttctcgttagctgagttgatatctggtggatttggtggtactggtctgttcaggagttcctcaaagtgctccgcccatctgttcatctgttgttctattcctgttatagactttccctgcttgtctttaacgggacgttctggcttgctgaactttccagacagtcgcttggtagtatcatacagctgtttcatattaccgctgtatgctgcctgctccgcttctgctgccagttcatccacatactctctcttgtccttcctgatattcctcttcactgctctgtggtcttcagcatactctttttgagctttggcctttgctgctctagtcctgctgttgttgactgctgccttcttcttctttctgtcttctgtcttgatcaaggtctcagctgtgatccactctttctgctggtgtttcttaattccaagcacttcctggcatactgacctaagtgtctctctcactttctgccatctgtttagtacactgtcttcctcttcctcagaccgatcctgtaatactgaaaacttattcttcagcctcagtccaaaatcttccttggtcttatggtccttcagaaggctgacgttgtacttcactcttccgtctgacgcgtctatccagttctttttcagcttcagcttcaatctggccaccactaagtgatggtcggacgccacgtctgctcctcttctaactctaacatcctgcaaggatcttctaaacttcttgctaatgcagacatgatcgatctgattttctgtcgtgcctgctggtgatacccaggtactcttgtggatccgcttgtgaggaaagatgctacctcctatgaccaggctgttaagtgcacacaaatccacaaatctctctccattctcactcatctctcccagagcgtgggtccccatgacttgttcgtatcctgtgtcgtcaggtccaattttggcattaaagtctcccataaggatgatgatgtctttgtctgggagaatctctaatattttctggagtctgttgtaaaaataatctttgtcctcctcatcgctgtcattagttggagcatagcactgaacaacattcatctcaatcctcttcattttagttctgaaggatgctgtgatgatcctgggaccatgtgcctcccaaccaatcagtgctctctgtgcctgtttggacaacatgaagcctgctccctgtgtgtggggtgcgtcgctctcttcatgtcctgaatacagcaacagctctcctgtcaacagtcgtctctgtcatgcttgcgtccatcttgtctcgctaatgcctaatagggtcaggttgttgcttctcatctctgctgcaacctgcgccgtctttcctgactcgtacatggtcctcacgttccatgtgcctatggtaatcctcctggttgcaagaagggtaattggcttagtggcttcctcacggcttttaccacccagcgtcatgcatcttcgaattgaagacccttctttttccagggtaaaagtctctgttgtctctattgttggcgtttctgtagcaggttgatttttacggggtggagttgctagccccacgcccaaccctcctcctttatcctgactggGGACAGGCAGAtagccccaaaggacctctctggtggagttaacacaagaactaggggtccccAACTGAAataaacaggcagcaggtttaatacaaacacgaggaagtgtttcttcacgcagcgcacaggcaacctttggaactcactgccaggggatgttgtgaaggccgaaaGTATaggtgggtttaaaaaagaactagatcagttcctggagggtagatccatcagtggctattagccaagacagtgAGCGACGCAatcccatgctctaggtgtccctagcctctgaatgccagaagctgggaatgggcgacaggggatggatcactcaataattgccctgttatgtccactccctctggggcacctggcattggccactgtcagcagacaggatactgggcgagatggacctttggtctgacccagtctggccgttctgaTGTTCTTCTGAGCCTGTCTCATTGACCTGTGATTTTTGCCTCCTGCACAGGGTGTCCGGGTGCCAAACCAGAGATCATTTGTCAGATGGAGCATGGGGAGGGGCCGTGTGTgcgggagccccagggctggagagagaggagacctcAGAGCCCCATCTCAGGTGAGTCATGAAGGAAACACCCTAAGAACACAGCCCATCCTGTGACCCTTGTTTAGTATGAGGAGTTTGCCTTTGTTCCAGCGGACGACATGGTGTCTTGGCTCTCTCCTCTCTCCAGCAGGTGTTGGCATCACCATTAAAaaggaggagcaggaagagggatGTGTTGGTCAGGAAGATCCCGAAGCCCTGGCATCGCGGAGGACCGTGTCCGGAATAGTGGGGGAGAAAGGTCTCCAGCTCCTGGAACTAAAGAGCTGCAAGAGCGAAAGCGGGTCCCAGCAGAAGCCGAGAACCCAGGCCGGAGACCCTCAGGGGAGACGAACCGAGAGGGTGGCAGAGAGGCCTCATGCATGCCCAGACTGTGAGAAGAGCTTCAAGGACAGGACAGCTTTGATAATCCACCAGCGGATCCATACGGGCGAGAAGCCCTTTGCCTGCACCGAGTGCGGGAAGCGCTTCACGCAGAAGCAGCACCTCACCACTCACCAGCGCACCCACACCGGGGAGCACCCCTTCTTCTGCGCCCAGTGTGGCAGCAGCTTCCGGCTGAGGAAGGTCTTCCTGACCCACCAGCGGGTCCACGCAGGGGAGCTGCCCTTCACCTGCACCGAGTGCGGGAAGATCTTCAACCACAAGCACCACCTGATCACGCACCGCCGCACCCACACGGGCGAGCGCCCCTTCCCCTGCGCCCAGTGCGACAAGCGCTTCACCCAGAAGCACCATCTGCTGAGCCACCAGCGCAGCCACACGGGCAAGCGGCCCTTCTCCTGCGCCCAGTGCGGGAAGAGCTTCAAGGACAAGACACCGCTGAGCATCCACCAGCTCGTGCACACCGGGGAAAAGCCGTTCTCCTGCGAGGCTTGCGGGAAGATCTTCAGCCACAAGCAC
This window contains:
- the LOC127045864 gene encoding gastrula zinc finger protein XlCGF57.1-like isoform X2, with protein sequence MPGGGRAQVPVSFEDVAVYFSPEEWMELAEWQRELYRDVMKENYELIASLGCPGAKPEIICQMEHGEGPCVREPQGWRERRPQSPISGVGITIKKEEQEEGCVGQEDPEALASRRTVSGIVGEKGLQLLELKSCKSESGSQQKPRTQAGDPQGRRTERVAERPHACPDCEKSFKDRTALIIHQRIHTGEKPFACTECGKRFTQKQHLTTHQRTHTGEHPFFCAQCGSSFRLRKVFLTHQRVHAGELPFTCTECGKIFNHKHHLITHRRTHTGERPFPCAQCDKRFTQKHHLLSHQRSHTGKRPFSCAQCGKSFKDKTPLSIHQLVHTGEKPFSCEACGKIFSHKHHLVIHQRTHTGEKPFTCAECGKRFTQKHHLVSHQRIHTGERPFACSHCGRSFKDKITLKLHVRLHTGERPFACAECGESFRLRKVLLTHQRVHTGQAPLICTECGKAFNHMQRMAMHQTSHHARQGPFRRAQRGESSSGRPQLLLPQQGQPADCSAHAATFQPPAPGGSPYATGRVSPGPDKTPSAQLHTEPAPWDRPEETI
- the LOC127045864 gene encoding gastrula zinc finger protein XlCGF57.1-like isoform X1; its protein translation is MPGGGRAQVPVSFEDVAVYFSPEEWMELAEWQRELYRDVMKENYELIASLGCPGAKPEIICQMEHGEGPCVREPQGWRERRPQSPISAGVGITIKKEEQEEGCVGQEDPEALASRRTVSGIVGEKGLQLLELKSCKSESGSQQKPRTQAGDPQGRRTERVAERPHACPDCEKSFKDRTALIIHQRIHTGEKPFACTECGKRFTQKQHLTTHQRTHTGEHPFFCAQCGSSFRLRKVFLTHQRVHAGELPFTCTECGKIFNHKHHLITHRRTHTGERPFPCAQCDKRFTQKHHLLSHQRSHTGKRPFSCAQCGKSFKDKTPLSIHQLVHTGEKPFSCEACGKIFSHKHHLVIHQRTHTGEKPFTCAECGKRFTQKHHLVSHQRIHTGERPFACSHCGRSFKDKITLKLHVRLHTGERPFACAECGESFRLRKVLLTHQRVHTGQAPLICTECGKAFNHMQRMAMHQTSHHARQGPFRRAQRGESSSGRPQLLLPQQGQPADCSAHAATFQPPAPGGSPYATGRVSPGPDKTPSAQLHTEPAPWDRPEETI